A part of Maniola jurtina chromosome 19, ilManJurt1.1, whole genome shotgun sequence genomic DNA contains:
- the LOC123875005 gene encoding proteasome activator complex subunit 4B-like isoform X2, whose protein sequence is MLIDDEYEAFLTTPERIKALGFKPQKELLTNHLLPYADKLDDESQRFLEQVKTNLAKSVMLREMKPACGVWSSRLMKYIRIHGLKFGKEDHLALIKLAYELVLIPDLEPCKVHKFATLFLMLTKKRFLISPEELTLPWRPLYDVGIRIFEKSSTSIGMYHYHTSLETSYMTMIKCAKPYFEVGATKEMLEELLPQICPWSSNSQMMGPFTTFLPVGLYPKYAEQGHLLWFDQLINLWDVCYNNQCGISDVMILFAGLAKKNPGAVDWTPHVPKMFMRFLHALNLPVSYKDMQYTKNHSLDMKVVASWIVWTINPDGLVLKHLRSFLAGVESYLQSANAGRWSFKLRDLLRKLAREFLIRVRREREKKLQETWENKTPEHYKLRDEDITEFVKIVLEPTLQAVYSRSGSLDISVALQNLATLRPAIVIPPLIERLRTSLTSLTEPHRVTAAMSAVAAVARPMIRGADADYPEGPTHVVPFLMAVLPGLDPNDIKKTLVTLHFILIFSGMIPYIDCSSAHEYYPDLTEEELLVCESTAQFEDFVLIFLDRLFIIIESSITEHARLDTKDHESVKSKTDAVIETAISSAATAVLMQCSPKIFKEALRKFKSFATETTFETNVAGSMVGVLLKVFSRIDSESTLAAFLPKLIEELTELVANDDALKEENPPRDLCYRLVLFKQVIECDGTALLKYIPQIIPVLDRILKLHATYALVRAADALAHIFHSLSNVDVKEWRSSAKDYGSAPQTWLPIREWGRGCLMKDANLVWHVPNAEEAECAQMLVDRYVKHEVTRLRQWLSGERDLSRERRMKSFYIFSAMTVACNLLPPPDEEHIAMIESQVPATCLPLATAVPYQVTLDGENMRVALTRLLVDVQTRMLADKTDDTRGLDMLIQVWERVIVVKGLRSGPGLEAKLRSYNALDRALDGRGGLGKAGVGNGGDEAGAARLRMLVADAARLQFESRLDLVCDAGMTPSGLQALDALYELSINTYSTVRVLAQIGLYWMLSHFPYSYRALVPKLVALLAKGGEGDEWHARHKGALHIILYPKQGPMIAKQDWEVVRTLWPAILKAPLSEKPSILRLEQAFSDCLHRQFPAVNTRLTISDSAIEAAKNLLPQAELYNPEFKAMLDKAVEKELATSDRTEKVYNELIEELVNIAETPNVQWRRLELAMQMLTYCPLVQTPYPPSAVRLMVRSLLHDDIAVRRTAQKLTLYALKQRKNKIKKIEIDPYQIAGLPKPEKHIPGYREDLEWAIWSEDKEIKTDEEWDRPWLRDYVYGFFAWPKKLKIAAPISEQKLSLDIPPEEMEEGERYLFEFFSDEVNIDRLVAFFTVEEKKGKDKFSGIRFAMFRMAFAQFGERVSSRLLDHALRCAGDTQEAPQRFAAEIAAAALRAPRYWPRSRALALYRIAMEVIRAGLTSVTVETMEDWGTCVATGVEKLDPIRGSEVLKELLQLCAPPPALGDADPDHHTSFVVCTRLYALQGALGSMTWRAAPLAAELLKRLDAANFIQHPYQNVRETVGSILMTIFDTELVFPGGSSGKAPRLQDFLAEIKPRLAALYDENGDIVIKTAASLIGDCASQEACVSPVPPVAAVAVPLSVLAANTQLATLATDPPHAGHAHQTEGATDPVESESEESRVDKQLVERLDTALRLAGDAAPTQRHHARAVNLLTTVLRGCMGVIVRGVCSNTETQYELVSTACALAARGPPQPHEELPRAAGGFLASLALANHSYKAFDKALEVLESLAEGRSWWARLACLEFAQPLLFYGLPMLCDQADRAVRAERFALKLMRDSRVEVRQAAAKLLTGLMHCRALFDEDKTLKSLTRSCRSKELVERHCGVLGLCGYLSSRPYSLGPKLGDVLAELARHTSAPDPIPATIRTALADFRRTHQDDWPKHREQLTEEELDLLADLTSPPSYCA, encoded by the exons ATGCTTATAGACGATGAATACGAGGCATTTCTTACAACTCCAGAGCGGATTAAGGCTCTGGGGTTCAAGCCGCAGAAGGAGTTGCTCACGAATCATCTCTTGCCGTATGCTGACAAGTTAGATGACGAATCACAAAGATTCCTTGAACAGGTCAAGACGAACCTGGCTAAATCCGTCATGTTGCGTGAGATGAAACCAGCCTGTGGGGTCTGGTCGTCCAGATTGATGAA GTACATACGCATTCATGGCTTGAAGTTTGGAAAAGAAGACCACTTGGCATTAATAAAACTAGCCTATGAACTGGTCCTTATACCTGATTTGGAGCCGTGCAAAGTGCACAAGTTTGCAACTTTGTTCCTTATGCTCACAAA GAAAAGATTTCTTATATCTCCTGAAGAGCTAACGCTGCCATGGAGACCTCTTTATGACGTTGGGATAAGGATATTTGAAAAGAGTTCAACAAGTATAGGAATGTACCACTATCACAC GTCTCTGGAGACGTCATACATGACAATGATAAAATGTGCAAAGCC ATACTTCGAAGTGGGCGCAACAAAAGAAATGCTAGAAGAGTTGCTCCCACAAATCTGTCCATGGTCATCCAACTCTCAAATGATGGGTCCATTCACCACCTTCCTGCCCGTAGGCCTGTATCCAAAGTACGCGGAACAAGGTCACTTGCTGTGGTTCGACCAACTGATAAACTTGTGGGACGTGTGCTATAACAACCAGTGTGGGATTTCC GATGTAATGATACTGTTCGCGGGCCTGGCGAAGAAGAACCCGGGCGCGGTGGACTGGACACCTCATGTGCCCAAAATGTTCATGAGATTCCTCCACGCGCTCAATTTGCCCGTCAGCTACAAAGATATGCAGTATACCAAGAACCATTCGCTTG ACATGAAGGTCGTAGCATCCTGGATAGTTTGGACTATAAACCCGGACGGCCTCGTATTGAAACACTTGAGGTCCTTCCTCGCGGGAGTGGAGAGTTACTTGCAAAGCGCCAACGCCGGCCGGTGGTCCTTCAAATTGAGGGATCTTCTGAGGAAACTGGCTAGAGAATTTCTTATcag AGTCCGTCGAGAACGCGAGAAGAAATTGCAAGAAACTTGGGAGAACAAAACTCCCGAACACTACAAGCTTCGAGATGAAGACATAACAGAGTTCGTGAAAATTGTCCTCGAACCGACTTTACAGGCTGTCTACAGCAGAAGCGGTTCCCTTGACATATCTGTTGCATTGCAGAACTTGGCTACGTTACGACCCGCGATTGTGATACCTCCTTTAATTGAGCGGTTAAGGACGTCCTTAACATCTTTAACAGAACCTCATAGAGTCACAGCGGCAATGTCAGCCGTAGCGGCGGTAGCGCGACCAATGATTCGCGGAGCGGACGCCGACTACCCAGAAGGACCAACTCACGTAGTCCCTTTCCTAATGGCGGTCTTACCCGGTCTCGATCCTAAtgacattaaaaaaacattagtCACTCTACATTTCATACTAATTTTCAGTGGTATGATACCCTATATAGACTGTAGTTCTGCTCACGAATACTATCCCGATTTAACTGAGGAAGAGTTGCTAGTTTGCGAATCGACTGCTCAGTTTGAGGATTTCGTATTAATCTTCTTAGACAGACTCTTCATTATTATAGAGTCGAGTATCACTGAGCATGCTCGCTTGGACACTAAAGACCATGAAAGTGTGAAAAGCAAGACAGACGCCGTTATCGAAACAGCGATATCCTCTGCAGCGACCGCTGTCTTAATGCAGTGTTCCCCCAAAATATTCAAAGAAGCGTTAagaaaattcaaatcatttgcTACCGAAACAACATTCGAGACCAACGTTGCCGGTAGCATGGTTGGAGTTCTCCTTAAAGTGTTTAGCCGTATCGATTCCGAATCTACGTTAGCGGCGTTTCTGCCAAAACTTATAGAAGAATTAACAGAGCTAGTAGCAAACGATGATGCGTTGAAAGAGGAGAATCCTCCGCGGGATCTTTGTTATAGACTGGTTCTATTCAAACAGGTGATAGAATGTGATGGCACAGCATTGCTCAAATACATTCCGCAAATAATCCCAGTGCTAGATCGTATATTGAAACTGCACGCAACGTACGCATTAGTTCGTGCGGCGGATGCTCTGGCGCACATATTTCATTCCTTATCCAACGTGGATGTAAAAGAATGGAGGAGTTCTGCTAAGGATTATGGGAGTGCTCCTCAAACGTGGTTGCCTATTCGGGAATGGGGTAGGGGATGTTTGATGAAAGACGCGAACTTGGTATGGCATGTGCCTAACGCTGAAGAAGCGGAGTGCGCTCAGATGTTAGTAGACCGGTATGTGAAACACGAGGTGACTCGGTTGAGGCAATGGCTGAGCGGGGAGAGAGACTTGAGCCGCGAACGCAGGATGAAAAGCTTCTACATCTTCAGTGCGATGACGGTGGCCTGCAACTTACTGCCGCCGCCGGACGAGGAGCATATTGCTAT GATAGAGTCCCAAGTACCGGCCACGTGCTTGCCTCTCGCGACAGCCGTGCCTTACCAAGTGACGCTCGACGGCGAGAACATGCGCGTCGCTCTCACGCGGCTGTTGGTAGACGTTCAGACAAGGATGCTGGCCGATAAGACCGATGATACACGGGGATTGGACATGCTCATTCAG GTTTGGGAACGCGTGATAGTCGTAAAGGGCCTTCGGTCGGGGCCTGGACTAGAGGCTAAACTGCGTTCATACAACGCGTTAGACAGGGCCCTGGACGGTCGAGGGGGCCTCGGCAAAGCGGGGGTGGGTAACGGAGGGGACGAAGCGGGCGCGGCCAGGCTGAGGATGTTGGTGGCCGATGCCGCGAGGCTGCAGTTCGAGTCGAGGCTGGACCTTGTGTGTGACGCTGGGATGACGCCGTCAGGGCTGCAAGCTCTGGATGCCTTGTACGAGCTCTCGATCAACACTTATAGCACG GTACGTGTCCTAGCCCAGATCGGATTGTATTGGATGCTCAGTCATTTCCCATACTCGTACCGAGCATTAGTTCCAAAGTTGGTCGCCCTGCTAGCGAAGGGCGGCGAGGGCGACGAGTGGCACGCGCGCCACAAGGGCGCCCTGCACATCATCCTGTACCCTAAACAGGGGCCCATGATCGCTAAACAGGACTGGGAAGTCGTTCGCACGCTGTGGCCTGCCATCCTGAAAGCGCCGCTGAGCGAGAAACCTAGTATACTTAG GTTAGAACAAGCGTTCAGCGACTGCCTCCACCGCCAATTTCCAGCAGTCAACACTCGCTTGACAATCTCAGACAGTGCCATAGAAGCCGCTAAGAACCTCCTCCCTCAGGCGGAATTGTACAACCCTGAGTTCAAAGCCATGTTGGACAAAGCCGTGGAAAAAGAGCTAGCTACATCTGATAGAACAGAGAAGGTATATAATGAGCTGATCGAAGAATTAGTTAACATTGCTGAGACGCCGAATGT ACAATGGCGTCGTCTAGAACTGGCAATGCAGATGCTAACATACTGCCCGCTGGTCCAAACGCCGTACCCGCCGAGTGCGGTACGCCTCATGGTACGCTCGCTGTTGCACGATGACATCGCGGTACGACGGACCGCGCAGAAACTCACGTTGTATGCCTTGAAACAGAGGAAGAACAAAATCAAGAAGATCGAAATCGATCCTTACCAAATTGCGGGGTTGCCCAAACCTGAAAAACATATACCGG GGTACAGAGAGGATCTGGAATGGGCCATCTGGTCTGAAGACAAGGAAATAAAGACTGACGAAGAATGGGACAGGCCGTGGCTGCGCGACTACGTTTATGGATTTTTTGCGTGGCCTAAAAAACTGAAg ATTGCGGCACCAATTAGCGAACAGAAGTTGTCGCTTGATATTCCGCCAGAGGAAATGGAGGAAGGTGAACGTTATCTGTTTGAGTTCTTCAGCGACGAGGTAAACATCGACCGCCTCGTGGCCTTCTTCACTGTAGAGGAAAAGAAGGGCAAAGACAAGTTCAGTGGCATCCGCTTCGCCATGTTTCGG ATGGCGTTCGCGCAATTCGGTGAGCGCGTATCGAGTAGGCTGTTGGATCACGCGCTGCGCTGTGCGGGCGACACGCAAGAAGCGCCGCAGCGCTTCGCGGCAGAGATCGCCGCCGCTGCGTTGCGCGCTCCGCGGTACTGGCCGAGATCACGCGCGCTTGCTCTGTACAGGATCGCCATGGAAGTCATCAGAGCGG GGCTGACATCAGTAACCGTAGAGACGATGGAAGACTGGGGCACGTGCgtggccacaggagtagagaaATTGGACCCCATCCGTGGTAGCGAAGTGTTGAAGGAGTTGCTTCAGCTGTGTGCGCCGCCGCCTGCTTTGGGTGACGCGGATCCTGATCATCACACTTCATTTGTAGTCTGCACGAGGCTTTATGCTTTACAG GGCGCATTGGGGTCTATGACGTGGCGAGCCGCGCCGCTCGCCGCGGAGTTGCTGAAGCGACTGGACGCGGCCAACTTCATACAGCATCCATACCAGAACGTGAGGGAGACTGTTGGCAG TATCCTCATGACAATCTTCGACACGGAGCTGGTGTTCCCGGGCGGCAGCAGCGGCAAGGCGCCGCGCTTACAAGACTTCTTGGCTGAAATTAAGCCGAGACTGGCAGCGTTATATGACGAAAATGGAGACATTG TAATAAAGACGGCCGCGTCTTTGATAGGGGACTGCGCGTCGCAGGAGGCGTGCGTGTCGCCCGTGCCGCCCGTGGCCGCCGTGGCCGTGCCGCTCAGCGTGCTGGCCGCCAACACGCAGCTGGCCACGCTGGCCACGGACCCCCCGCACGCGGGCCACGCGCATCAG ACGGAAGGAGCCACGGATCCAGTGGAGTCGGAGAGCGAGGAGTCCCGAGTGGACAAGCAACTGGTGGAGCGGCTGGACACTGCGCTGCGATTGGCCGGCGACGCGGCGCCAACGCAAAGGCATCACGCGCGCGCTGTCAACTTACTCACCACTG TTCTCCGCGGCTGCATGGGTGTGATAGTTCGCGGCGTCTGCAGCAACACGGAGACGCAATACGAACTAGTGAGCACGGCGTGCGCGCTGGCGGCGAGGGGCCCGCCGCAACCGCACGAGGAGCTGCCGAGAGCCGCGGGAGGGTTCTTAGCGAGCTTGGCCCTTGCTAACCACTCCTACAAGGCCTTTGACAAAG CTCTAGAAGTGCTAGAATCGCTGGCGGAAGGGCGTTCTTGGTGGGCGCGGCTGGCCTGCTTGGAGTTCGCTCAGCCGTTGCTGTTCTACGGCCTGCCCATGCTATGCGACCAGGCCGACAGGGCAGTTCGAGCGGAGCGGTTCGCGCTCAAGCTGATGAGGGACTCCAGAGTCGAG GTCCGACAAGCTGCTGCAAAACTGCTCACAGGTCTTATGCACTGTCGGGCTTTATTCGACGAAGACAAGACCTTGAAATCCCTCACGCGAAGCTGTAGGTCCAAGGAGTTGGTCGAACGACATTGCGGAGTGCTTGGTCTATGTGGCTACTTGTCCTCAAGGCCCTACAGCCTTGGTCCAAAGCTTGGCGATGTGTTGGCGGAATTGGCCAGACACACGAGCGCGCCTGATCCAATACCTGCCACTATAAGGACGGCACTGGCAGATTTCAGGAGGACTCATCAAGACGATTGGCCCAAACATAGGGAACAACTTACTGAAGAAGAACTAGATTTGTTGGCAGATTTGACTTCACCGCCGTCTTATTGCGCCTAA